TGGCTTATAGGTGGCTGCGAGGTAGCTTAGAGGTAGCTCAGCTGACAATTATATGACCGCAAGCGATGCCTTTGCCGGGCGGGAGGGGCAGTAGTAGGAATAAAGGGCAATGGTGTGGCAGGGAATGAAAAGGGCGGACAGGCATTACCTGTCCACCCTGGTCAATATGATTTCCGGAAGCCGGATTATACGGCGAAGGAAGTGCCGCAGCCGCAGCTGGAGGAAGCGTTCGGGTTGTTGAAAGTGAAACCGCGGGCGTCCAGGCCATGCTGGAAGTCGATTTCGATGCCCATCAGGTAAAGGCCATGCGCTTTTTTCATGATCACGGGGATGCCTTCGATATCAAAGGTATCGTCGCCATCCATTTTGGCGTCAAAGCCGAGGATGTAAGACAAACCGGAGCAGCCGCCACCCTTCACGCCTATGCGCAGGAATTGCGTACGGTCGAAGCTGTCTTCTTCCATGAGCCTTTTCAGTTCTTTTACCGCACCGGCGGTGAATTTTATAGGAGCTTGCGTAATTGTATCCATTTATCGAAAAGTTTGAATACAAAAATACGGAAAAATGCCTAAAGTGCGTTGTCACGGGTATGT
Above is a genomic segment from Chitinophaga pollutisoli containing:
- a CDS encoding iron-sulfur cluster assembly accessory protein, with protein sequence MDTITQAPIKFTAGAVKELKRLMEEDSFDRTQFLRIGVKGGGCSGLSYILGFDAKMDGDDTFDIEGIPVIMKKAHGLYLMGIEIDFQHGLDARGFTFNNPNASSSCGCGTSFAV